The following proteins come from a genomic window of Micavibrio aeruginosavorus EPB:
- a CDS encoding Glu/Leu/Phe/Val dehydrogenase dimerization domain-containing protein: MTNNAALDRAAVTGSEFLNELDNLKQRFAAMKPEFEVTVRDPALGVEGHVVVWNTKISAGGPLQFSGKGGTRITPNLTLDEVRMLARTMALKNAAAGLPLGGAKSGLCANSSADGFETQYRRFVSLCKPFLHENGGVFGGFGFDIGGKPEHALWACDELQSTRSFTGKPVHMGGTDYDREGIAGLGVATAAKAFLDLNQNDLSSVRFAVQGMGAMGAAVLRYFSEHGAQLASMADPKYGGTWVFEKPLSGDLRDALIRMDFDAATGLLPMEGTLTSVDAADVLYHDVDVVFPCAVQNVITDDNVGRIQARLVVEGANGPVSDSARLALHDRGVMLIPDFIANPGGIIAAFVELTHDAGDKVAAAKSMTIAKITENVGRVVDLACLHNVAPVQAGLYLALSRIFDLKTVG; the protein is encoded by the coding sequence ATGACCAACAATGCCGCGCTGGATCGGGCCGCCGTCACGGGTTCTGAATTTCTCAATGAACTGGACAATTTGAAACAACGCTTCGCCGCGATGAAACCGGAATTCGAAGTGACCGTGCGCGACCCTGCGCTCGGTGTCGAAGGGCATGTGGTCGTCTGGAACACGAAGATCAGTGCGGGCGGGCCGTTGCAATTTTCCGGCAAGGGCGGCACGCGCATCACGCCGAACCTGACGCTGGACGAAGTGCGCATGTTGGCGCGGACCATGGCGCTGAAAAACGCGGCGGCCGGGTTGCCGTTGGGTGGGGCGAAATCGGGATTGTGCGCCAATTCATCCGCCGATGGATTTGAAACGCAATATCGTCGGTTCGTTTCACTGTGCAAACCGTTCCTGCATGAAAATGGCGGGGTGTTCGGTGGGTTTGGGTTTGATATTGGTGGCAAGCCGGAACATGCGCTGTGGGCATGTGATGAATTGCAATCCACACGTAGTTTTACCGGCAAACCTGTCCACATGGGTGGCACCGATTACGACCGTGAAGGCATTGCCGGATTGGGTGTGGCGACGGCGGCGAAGGCCTTTCTGGACTTGAATCAAAACGATCTGTCCTCTGTCCGCTTTGCGGTGCAGGGCATGGGGGCCATGGGGGCGGCGGTTCTGCGGTATTTCAGCGAACACGGTGCGCAACTGGCGTCCATGGCTGATCCGAAATATGGCGGCACATGGGTGTTTGAAAAACCATTGTCGGGTGATTTGCGCGATGCGCTGATCCGCATGGATTTTGATGCGGCCACCGGATTGTTACCGATGGAGGGCACGCTCACTTCCGTCGATGCGGCGGATGTTCTGTATCACGATGTTGATGTGGTGTTCCCATGCGCCGTGCAAAATGTGATCACGGATGACAATGTCGGGCGCATTCAGGCCCGTCTGGTGGTCGAGGGGGCCAATGGCCCGGTCAGCGACTCCGCGCGTTTGGCCCTGCACGATCGGGGCGTCATGCTGATCCCGGATTTCATTGCCAACCCGGGGGGCATTATTGCGGCCTTTGTCGAGCTGACCCATGATGCGGGCGACAAGGTGGCGGCGGCCAAATCCATGACGATCGCAAAAATTACCGAAAATGTGGGGCGTGTGGTCGATCTCGCCTGTCTGCACAATGTGGCCCCGGTGCAGGCCGGGTTATATCTGGCGCTTTCACGAATTTTTGATTTAAAAACAGTTGGTTAG
- a CDS encoding prephenate dehydratase, which yields MRVSYQGIKGSFSYRACSEYFPGGYYQGYRGFQDALNAVENGDVDFAMIPVENSTSGRVMEVYNLLPESGLFIVGEHMVPIHHCLMIPHKAFRGAPPENMTTKDIVAWKESDLSAEEVAAALSSIREVRSHPQALSQCRKFMADNLPRASAKEYYDTAGAARAIANSMSPDIAAIASEDAADLYNMTILQKNIEDVDMNTTRFLVLARESLAAGAISGPAISSILFETAHKPGALFRVLNVFERHNIDMTKLETYMAGPARPNPTFYVDVGANMTDPAMKPVLDEFAGHTAAMRIMGCYPASNLRGHGNPFLPVAA from the coding sequence ATGCGGGTCAGTTATCAGGGCATCAAGGGATCATTCTCTTATCGCGCCTGTTCCGAATATTTCCCCGGCGGGTATTACCAGGGCTATCGCGGATTTCAGGACGCGTTGAACGCCGTTGAAAACGGCGATGTCGATTTCGCCATGATCCCGGTTGAAAACTCCACATCCGGCCGGGTGATGGAGGTTTATAACCTGCTGCCTGAATCCGGTTTGTTTATCGTTGGTGAACATATGGTGCCGATCCATCATTGTTTGATGATCCCGCACAAGGCCTTTCGTGGCGCACCGCCGGAAAATATGACCACCAAAGACATCGTCGCGTGGAAAGAAAGCGATTTGAGCGCGGAGGAGGTGGCCGCGGCTCTCTCATCCATCCGCGAAGTGCGCAGCCACCCGCAGGCCTTGTCCCAGTGCCGCAAATTCATGGCCGACAATTTGCCGCGTGCATCGGCGAAGGAATATTACGACACGGCGGGGGCCGCGCGTGCCATTGCCAATTCCATGTCACCGGACATTGCGGCGATTGCATCCGAAGATGCGGCGGATCTGTACAACATGACGATCTTGCAGAAAAATATTGAAGATGTGGATATGAACACCACGCGCTTCCTGGTTCTGGCGCGTGAATCGCTGGCGGCGGGGGCCATATCCGGCCCGGCGATCAGCTCGATCCTGTTTGAAACCGCGCACAAGCCGGGGGCGTTGTTCCGCGTTCTGAACGTGTTTGAACGCCACAATATCGACATGACCAAACTGGAAACATACATGGCCGGCCCGGCGCGGCCCAATCCGACATTCTATGTCGATGTGGGTGCGAACATGACGGACCCGGCGATGAAACCGGTTCTGGATGAATTTGCGGGCCACACCGCCGCGATGCGGATTATGGGGTGTTATCCCGCCAGTAATTTACGCGGGCATGGCAATCCGTTCCTGCCCGTTGCCGCTTAA
- a CDS encoding aminoglycoside phosphotransferase family protein translates to MTPLEWFNARHALRADFLSRAGWGDASIHPVGEDSAFRRYVRLQKPDGETRVLMEAMPDGHPMATPGHSISDFLRISAYLRSIGLRAPTVYDTDAAEGYVLIEDFGDVSFKRALETGAATREDLYALATDALIALRQRAKVGDIKLPDYYASHVHTGRRRLVDWYMPAALGRKNIDGIVDDYLAAWDKIEQSLPPVPRGLLHIDYHFENLMWLPGANDLNRCGILDFQGAMTGPAPYDLANLLEDARVDVPVDLRNAMLDRYCADMTDDERDIFRAWYRVLATQFHCRVLGQFIRLAVRDGKDRYLAHLPRLAGYIREGLKDPLLAPLADWAQGAGLDFTVIPVVSADTAKLIRPDAF, encoded by the coding sequence ATGACTCCACTCGAATGGTTTAATGCCCGCCATGCTTTGCGTGCGGATTTCTTGTCACGTGCCGGGTGGGGGGATGCCAGCATTCATCCCGTGGGTGAAGATTCAGCGTTCCGCCGTTATGTTCGCTTGCAAAAGCCGGATGGTGAAACCCGCGTTTTGATGGAGGCCATGCCCGACGGCCACCCGATGGCCACGCCGGGTCATTCGATTAGCGATTTTCTGCGCATCAGCGCCTATCTGCGTTCCATCGGCCTTCGCGCGCCCACCGTGTATGATACGGATGCGGCGGAAGGGTACGTGCTGATCGAAGATTTCGGCGATGTGTCCTTTAAACGGGCTTTGGAAACAGGCGCCGCGACACGCGAAGATCTGTACGCCCTGGCCACCGATGCATTGATCGCCCTGCGTCAACGGGCAAAGGTTGGCGATATAAAGCTGCCTGATTATTACGCCAGCCACGTGCATACCGGCCGCCGCCGTTTGGTGGATTGGTATATGCCTGCGGCGTTGGGGCGGAAGAATATTGATGGCATCGTCGATGATTACCTGGCCGCGTGGGACAAAATTGAACAATCCCTGCCGCCGGTGCCGCGCGGGTTGCTGCATATCGATTATCATTTCGAAAATCTGATGTGGTTGCCGGGGGCAAATGATCTGAACCGTTGCGGTATTCTGGATTTTCAGGGCGCAATGACGGGGCCGGCCCCGTATGATCTGGCCAACCTGTTGGAAGATGCGCGGGTGGATGTTCCCGTTGATCTGCGCAATGCCATGTTGGATCGGTATTGTGCGGATATGACCGATGATGAACGTGATATTTTCCGCGCGTGGTATCGCGTGCTGGCGACGCAATTCCATTGCCGTGTTCTGGGGCAGTTTATCCGCCTGGCCGTGCGCGATGGCAAGGACCGGTATCTGGCCCACTTGCCGCGTTTGGCCGGATATATCCGCGAGGGGTTGAAGGACCCGCTTCTGGCACCGTTGGCCGATTGGGCGCAGGGGGCGGGGCTGGATTTCACCGTTATCCCGGTTGTTTCCGCGGATACGGCAAAACTGATCCGTCCGGACGCGTTTTAA